The following proteins are encoded in a genomic region of Chlamydiota bacterium:
- the truA gene encoding tRNA pseudouridine(38-40) synthase TruA, with product MRNFKMVLAYDGTNYSGWQIQKGALTIEEVLEKAIHAITREKVRVMGSGRTDAGVHALGQVAHFRSKTQLSPSQLKRAVNSKLPSDIRILKLEEVPLNFHAQYWVKTKIYRYQIWNGEELPVFERDFLLYHPEKLDVMSMKRASRLLLGRHDFSSFGVNRHLKGGRKENSVRMMKKAIVKKKGFYVTIELEADGFLYKMVRSIVGTLLAVGEGKLTPDDFKKILSEKNRSSAGQTAPPQGLFLVKVKY from the coding sequence ATGCGCAATTTTAAAATGGTTCTTGCTTATGATGGAACGAATTATTCAGGCTGGCAGATTCAAAAAGGCGCTCTGACGATAGAGGAAGTTTTGGAAAAAGCCATTCATGCCATTACACGAGAGAAGGTGAGGGTGATGGGTTCCGGGCGCACCGATGCTGGGGTTCATGCGTTGGGACAGGTGGCCCACTTTCGTTCAAAAACGCAATTATCTCCTTCGCAGCTAAAGCGAGCAGTGAATAGCAAGCTTCCAAGTGATATTCGGATTCTGAAGCTTGAAGAAGTCCCTTTAAATTTTCATGCCCAGTATTGGGTCAAAACGAAGATTTATCGTTATCAAATTTGGAATGGAGAAGAGTTGCCGGTCTTTGAGAGAGATTTTTTGCTTTATCATCCAGAGAAGTTAGATGTTATGAGCATGAAAAGGGCTTCTCGGCTTCTCCTAGGTCGCCATGACTTTTCAAGTTTTGGTGTGAATCGTCATCTTAAAGGGGGGAGAAAAGAAAATTCTGTTCGGATGATGAAAAAGGCTATTGTTAAAAAAAAAGGATTTTATGTCACAATTGAGTTGGAAGCAGATGGATTTCTGTATAAAATGGTCCGATCTATTGTGGGAACTTTGCTTGCTGTAGGAGAAGGGAAGTTGACCCCGGATGATTTTAAAAAAATTTTAAGTGAAAAAAATAGATCCAGTGCAGGTCAAACCGCACCTCCTCAAGGACTTTTTTTGGTAAAGGTAAAATATTAG
- a CDS encoding PqqD family protein encodes MTDPSFTPNDTLIRKADLFTSQVDEDLVMLDEASGNYFGLNPIASKIWECLAKPICLSELVNILTTTYDVSDEQCKEETISFLNVLHSHQLLNVTNAE; translated from the coding sequence ATGACAGACCCCTCATTCACACCCAATGACACGCTGATTCGTAAAGCAGATCTCTTTACTTCTCAAGTTGATGAAGACCTTGTCATGCTCGATGAAGCATCCGGCAACTATTTTGGCCTCAATCCAATCGCAAGCAAAATTTGGGAGTGTTTAGCCAAACCCATCTGCCTAAGCGAGCTCGTGAATATACTGACCACGACTTATGATGTTAGCGATGAACAATGCAAGGAAGAAACCATCTCATTTTTGAATGTATTACATTCTCATCAGCTATTAAATGTGACGAATGCTGAATAA
- a CDS encoding lasso peptide biosynthesis B2 protein: MLQLTMLSRLFKKLKTYRHLSRELRHTCPEAFYHLILAKFLIQFIPMRFFAKYLGIKNTQGSSIDTKMYEPIFQLIRQSIRIVSHNLPWESKCLDQAMAAQWMLDHRSLPGTLYFGVKRSESLEKPYGAHAWVCCGDSPVIGSYPDVHYSVVGIYSLV, encoded by the coding sequence ATGCTTCAATTAACAATGCTTAGTCGTCTTTTTAAGAAACTTAAAACCTATCGTCATTTATCCAGGGAATTACGTCACACATGCCCAGAGGCCTTTTATCATCTGATCTTAGCCAAGTTTTTGATCCAATTTATTCCCATGAGATTTTTTGCAAAGTATCTGGGAATTAAAAATACTCAAGGTTCTTCAATCGACACAAAAATGTATGAGCCCATTTTTCAACTCATTCGCCAGAGTATTAGAATCGTCAGTCACAATTTGCCATGGGAGAGCAAATGCTTGGATCAAGCCATGGCTGCCCAATGGATGCTGGACCATAGGAGCTTACCAGGAACCCTTTATTTTGGTGTCAAGAGATCTGAATCCCTTGAAAAACCTTATGGTGCTCATGCGTGGGTTTGCTGTGGGGATAGTCCCGTGATTGGTTCTTATCCAGATGTACATTACTCTGTGGTAGGAATTTATTCTTTAGTTTAG
- a CDS encoding methylenetetrahydrofolate reductase, producing MNLQEKLLSGKFVITAELSPPKGPDVTELVTKAKGLREWVDAVNLTDNNRAVVCMGSIAASRLILDEGLEPITQLTCRDRNRMGLQSDLLGACALGIRNLLVLTGDPVKVGDHPDSKEVFDVDSLQLMKMAVGLNQGLNFSGKEFNGKTDFFIGAAANPGAKDLAIELSKFQKKIECGAQFFQTQGVYEVKPFQNFMDQVRLFSVPVIAGIILLKSAKMARFLNEKVPGVHVPEHFIDQLEKAPDPIEAGVQIAAQAIQDLVGVAQGVHLMCLGREDLIPQLVEMARVCKKGS from the coding sequence ATGAATCTTCAAGAAAAATTATTGTCTGGAAAATTTGTCATTACGGCAGAGCTTTCTCCTCCGAAGGGACCGGATGTGACAGAGCTTGTGACGAAGGCCAAAGGCTTAAGAGAATGGGTGGACGCCGTGAATCTGACCGACAATAATCGAGCGGTGGTTTGCATGGGATCTATTGCGGCTTCTCGTCTGATTTTGGATGAGGGTTTAGAACCGATCACTCAGCTGACGTGTCGGGATCGGAACCGAATGGGTCTTCAATCCGACCTTCTCGGAGCTTGTGCCCTGGGCATTCGAAATCTTTTGGTGTTGACAGGTGATCCTGTGAAAGTAGGAGATCATCCAGATTCAAAAGAAGTTTTTGATGTCGATTCACTTCAGTTGATGAAAATGGCTGTGGGACTGAATCAAGGACTAAATTTTTCAGGGAAAGAATTCAATGGAAAGACTGATTTTTTTATCGGGGCTGCGGCCAATCCTGGGGCCAAAGATTTAGCCATTGAGCTTTCAAAATTTCAGAAAAAGATTGAATGTGGAGCCCAATTTTTTCAGACTCAGGGGGTTTATGAAGTTAAACCTTTTCAGAATTTTATGGATCAAGTACGCCTTTTTTCAGTGCCTGTGATTGCAGGAATTATTCTTTTGAAATCGGCTAAAATGGCCCGTTTTTTAAATGAAAAGGTTCCAGGGGTGCATGTCCCCGAACATTTTATTGATCAATTGGAGAAGGCTCCTGATCCTATAGAAGCAGGAGTTCAAATTGCAGCTCAAGCCATTCAAGATTTAGTAGGAGTAGCCCAGGGAGTTCATCTGATGTGCCTTGGGAGAGAGGATTTAATTCCTCAATTGGTAGAGATGGCGAGGGTGTGTAAGAAAGGCAGTTGA
- a CDS encoding ATP-binding protein, translating into MIRRIIELPSHYSYFLFGPRQTGKSTLLKALYSQDDVYIYDLLKSEECRRLQANPELFREQVLARNPRISHIIVDEIQKIPILLSEVHFLMESPNPPIFILTGSSARKLKRSKADLLAGRALTYHLFPLSFEELVPNFSLSKALQFGTLPKVYLEKNEALAMDILRSYVETYLREEIEIEAQMRRLDSFIRFLSLAAFENGNILNFSNLARETGTSYQTIKSYFQILEDTLMGFFLFPYSKSERKKLVKHPKFYFFDTGVTRALTKRVSIPIDPHTPEFGMAFEHFIILEIMRLSHYKKMDLSFSFYRTESGTEVDLIIQTPRGEIKAIEIKSSDRVDSSHLRGLRSFKETCPEAKLCCISLNPKPSQQGDVKILPWQDVMEWIQS; encoded by the coding sequence ATGATAAGAAGAATCATTGAACTTCCGTCTCATTATAGCTATTTTCTATTTGGTCCTAGACAAACTGGCAAGAGCACGCTTCTTAAAGCATTGTATTCTCAAGATGACGTGTACATTTACGACCTTCTTAAATCGGAAGAATGTCGACGATTACAGGCAAATCCGGAGCTTTTTAGGGAGCAAGTTCTAGCACGAAACCCTCGAATATCTCACATCATTGTTGATGAGATTCAAAAAATTCCCATTTTATTGAGTGAGGTGCATTTTCTGATGGAATCCCCAAATCCTCCCATCTTTATTCTTACAGGTTCAAGCGCCAGAAAACTAAAGAGGTCTAAAGCCGATCTTTTGGCGGGAAGAGCATTGACCTATCATCTTTTTCCACTCTCCTTTGAAGAGCTCGTACCCAATTTCTCTTTGAGTAAAGCTCTTCAGTTTGGAACGCTTCCCAAGGTTTATCTTGAAAAAAATGAAGCTCTGGCCATGGATATTTTGCGCAGCTATGTGGAAACCTATCTTAGAGAAGAAATCGAGATTGAAGCTCAAATGAGGCGCCTGGATTCGTTTATCCGATTTTTAAGCCTGGCTGCTTTTGAGAATGGGAACATTCTTAATTTTTCTAATCTTGCGAGAGAAACGGGGACCAGTTATCAAACCATCAAATCCTATTTCCAAATCTTAGAAGATACCCTGATGGGTTTTTTTCTATTTCCCTATTCAAAGTCCGAAAGGAAAAAACTTGTGAAACATCCTAAGTTCTATTTCTTTGATACAGGGGTTACACGTGCTCTGACCAAAAGGGTCTCTATTCCAATAGATCCCCACACCCCCGAATTTGGCATGGCCTTCGAACATTTTATCATTCTAGAAATCATGCGTCTTTCTCACTATAAAAAAATGGATCTCAGCTTTTCATTCTATCGAACAGAATCGGGAACTGAAGTGGACTTGATCATTCAAACACCTCGAGGGGAAATCAAAGCCATTGAAATTAAATCTTCTGATAGGGTGGATTCGTCTCATTTAAGGGGATTACGATCTTTTAAAGAAACTTGCCCAGAAGCAAAGCTGTGTTGCATATCCCTAAATCCCAAACCCTCCCAGCAGGGGGATGTAAAAATTCTTCCATGGCAAGACGTGATGGAATGGATTCAAAGTTAA
- a CDS encoding ABC transporter ATP-binding protein: MFRQYPLIQYVRSLIQFAPLRFILGCILNIFNTFLSGIGLLMLIPLLHYSGWLPEKGLNESSLDKLLTWLPQPETQLPLLITLFIFMILISATALFQYSSSQVQTRLIYDYLFFIREQLNRSVAESRWSFLLKQQLKTVEHMLTVGIQQISSLTYFSLSLVGDCIVTNVYFIFALWINLKLTLLASTCAGLLLFLLRKHKSALTGTQSFLLDRQLQAHCGYFLDGVKLAKSYNRTSHYLEHYTHLNNQLRLSQFAFYSNQRNIQLLFKLMSAVIFSFIFYIAVHFFHVSTVSMLALMMIYARLLPCVSNLQQNYLRVLNIAPVFSELCAMQSSFNKAQEERDEKNVPLPFHHTISLENVSYHYDHMAAVKSVSCEFKKNTTTAIVGPSGAGKSTLADLLLGLLIPTEGKIKVDGSSLEEPHLSSWRNLISYVPQETFLFNDTIRANLLWAALQVSDQDLWHSLRQAAAADFVTQLPNGLDTFIGERGIHLSGGERQRLAIARALLRHPKILLLDEATSSLDSQNEELIFTTLQTLHGTMTLILIAHRFSTIRAADHVLVLNQGQLVEQGIPQELFEETTSHFNRLFNQQFVMA, encoded by the coding sequence ATGTTTAGACAATATCCCCTTATTCAATATGTACGGTCCTTGATTCAATTTGCTCCCTTGAGATTTATTTTAGGATGTATTTTAAACATCTTCAATACCTTTCTCTCCGGGATCGGATTACTCATGCTCATTCCCCTTCTTCATTACTCAGGATGGCTTCCTGAAAAGGGATTGAATGAAAGTTCATTGGACAAACTCCTGACCTGGCTTCCACAGCCCGAGACTCAACTTCCTCTCCTAATCACCCTTTTCATTTTTATGATTCTGATCAGCGCAACAGCCCTCTTCCAATACAGTTCAAGTCAAGTGCAAACCCGTTTAATATACGATTATTTATTTTTCATTCGAGAGCAACTCAACCGCAGTGTAGCTGAAAGCCGTTGGAGTTTCTTGCTCAAGCAGCAACTTAAAACGGTCGAACACATGTTGACGGTTGGCATACAACAAATATCTTCCTTAACCTATTTCTCGCTTAGTTTAGTAGGCGATTGCATTGTCACAAACGTCTATTTTATTTTTGCCTTATGGATCAACTTGAAATTAACCCTTTTGGCAAGTACATGCGCTGGTCTTCTCTTATTTCTCTTAAGAAAACATAAATCGGCTTTAACAGGCACACAATCTTTCCTGCTGGATCGTCAATTGCAAGCCCATTGCGGCTATTTTTTAGACGGGGTCAAACTCGCGAAAAGTTATAACCGAACGTCCCATTATTTAGAACATTATACCCACCTCAACAATCAATTAAGGCTATCCCAATTTGCCTTCTATTCCAATCAACGCAACATTCAACTTCTCTTTAAGCTGATGAGTGCCGTCATTTTTAGTTTTATTTTTTACATCGCCGTTCATTTTTTTCATGTGAGTACCGTTTCTATGCTGGCTTTAATGATGATCTATGCCCGACTCCTCCCTTGCGTTTCCAACCTGCAGCAAAATTATCTTCGCGTCCTGAACATTGCTCCAGTTTTTAGCGAACTGTGCGCGATGCAGTCTAGTTTTAACAAAGCTCAAGAGGAACGCGATGAAAAAAATGTTCCACTCCCTTTTCACCATACCATTTCTCTCGAGAATGTAAGTTATCACTATGATCATATGGCCGCCGTTAAATCTGTCAGTTGTGAATTTAAAAAGAATACGACCACGGCCATTGTGGGGCCGTCTGGAGCTGGAAAATCCACATTGGCCGATCTCTTATTGGGTTTACTGATTCCCACAGAGGGAAAAATCAAGGTGGATGGGTCTTCTTTAGAGGAACCTCATCTCTCTTCCTGGAGAAATCTGATCAGCTACGTTCCTCAAGAAACTTTTTTATTTAATGATACGATCCGAGCTAATTTGCTTTGGGCCGCTCTCCAAGTCAGTGATCAAGATCTCTGGCACTCGCTCCGTCAGGCAGCTGCGGCTGATTTTGTAACACAATTACCGAATGGTTTGGACACCTTCATCGGTGAGCGAGGGATTCACCTATCAGGAGGAGAACGCCAGCGCTTGGCCATTGCACGAGCCCTTTTACGCCATCCTAAAATCTTGCTCCTAGACGAAGCGACAAGCTCACTAGACTCCCAAAATGAAGAACTCATTTTTACAACATTACAGACACTGCATGGAACGATGACTCTGATCCTCATTGCCCACCGTTTCAGCACCATTCGCGCGGCGGACCATGTTCTCGTTCTAAACCAAGGGCAACTCGTTGAACAAGGAATTCCTCAGGAACTTTTTGAGGAGACAACGTCCCATTTTAATCGTCTTTTTAATCAACAATTTGTGATGGCTTAA
- a CDS encoding N-acetylmuramoyl-L-alanine amidase: MRKFFIFLLILFFIFPLNVKAVLISGTRGVTQAPSFTFNNVVFVPLSSFAIAYGLKESWDPKAKISSLESTEFKMAFRVGSAYALVNGKKSKMPAQAKMMKGKLLIPLQFGLKTFLPSSTQSTSKVPSSNISKGIFTVLLDPGHGGPDIGAQGKGGLNEKDINLDIAKKVREKLQNEGIKVLMTRNNNDEFITLWGRTNLSQKLGPHLFISIHTNAARRKNVSGCEIFYFAEANPKLNGPQYRQNRAKSYHLARLVQKNLFKTLHNQSRGVKSARFFVLRNARTPAILIEVGFITHPKEAQNLNHSHYRNKIATAIVQSVLDFKAKKK; encoded by the coding sequence ATGCGTAAATTCTTTATATTTTTATTGATACTCTTTTTTATCTTTCCCTTGAACGTCAAAGCCGTTTTAATTTCTGGAACGCGGGGAGTCACTCAAGCTCCTAGTTTCACTTTTAACAACGTCGTTTTTGTCCCTTTGTCCTCCTTTGCCATCGCCTACGGCTTAAAGGAAAGCTGGGATCCGAAGGCAAAGATCTCTTCCCTTGAATCTACTGAATTTAAAATGGCTTTCCGAGTAGGCTCCGCCTATGCTCTTGTAAACGGAAAAAAGTCCAAAATGCCGGCCCAAGCCAAAATGATGAAGGGAAAACTCCTGATCCCACTCCAATTTGGCCTAAAAACATTTTTGCCAAGCTCGACTCAATCAACATCTAAAGTGCCGTCTTCTAACATTTCTAAAGGAATATTTACTGTGCTTCTGGACCCCGGCCATGGAGGACCGGATATAGGTGCTCAAGGAAAAGGAGGACTGAACGAAAAAGACATCAACTTAGACATTGCAAAAAAAGTTCGGGAAAAACTTCAAAATGAAGGAATAAAGGTTTTAATGACACGCAACAATAATGATGAATTCATCACTCTATGGGGTAGAACCAACCTATCCCAAAAATTAGGACCCCATCTATTCATCAGCATTCATACCAATGCAGCCCGCCGAAAAAATGTATCGGGCTGTGAAATTTTTTACTTTGCGGAAGCAAACCCCAAGCTCAACGGTCCCCAATACCGTCAAAATCGAGCCAAGAGCTATCACCTTGCCCGTTTGGTTCAAAAAAACTTGTTTAAAACTCTTCATAATCAGTCCCGTGGTGTCAAAAGCGCCCGATTTTTCGTGCTTAGGAATGCAAGAACTCCTGCCATTCTGATTGAAGTTGGTTTTATCACTCATCCCAAAGAAGCGCAAAATCTTAACCATTCTCATTACCGAAATAAAATTGCTACAGCCATTGTGCAGAGTGTGCTAGATTTTAAAGCTAAAAAGAAATAA